In the genome of Nerophis lumbriciformis linkage group LG32, RoL_Nlum_v2.1, whole genome shotgun sequence, one region contains:
- the prnpb gene encoding prion protein b, translating to MMKRWRQVAFASFLLVCLLSTQSTWAKRGGSSSSRSSSSGSRGGSQSKPSSTNHGSSSNRNTNPYPSGGSYPGAGTRNTGGGYPRQNPASNPGAGSYPRQNPASNPGAGSYPNQSPGRNNPGGYPNQNPAGGYPNQNPAGGYPNRNPAGGYPNQNPAGGYPNRNPAGGYPNQNPAGGYPAAGGYPNQNPGRGNQYPQGGGYPAGGSYPGRGGTNQGYPAAGGYPNQYPGRYNPNQPGGGYPAGGYPGAGGYPNRGGYPAAGGYPAAGGQGWGNPQGNSNNKIMSPHIGGAYGYGGRGMGGSPFSHSVQQMGYKPKSSGFAKKAILAAGVGAVAGMAVGYGLGRFPRPHFNFRNPEEESYYNNYMYRRYGSRSTDEKDFGRDYEYKLPPRAETYEAFMGKCMNRTDLLKDQGKGDSSADDDTVSIEEIGYPSLVEQMKARRCVEEYMVYSERFLKERQAERQVQGRGSPLRFGVAQLFPSLLMLLSSLLLLQ from the coding sequence ATGATGAAGAGGTGGCGCCAGGTGGCTTTTGCGTCGTTCCTTCTCGTTTGCCTCCTCAGCACTCAGTCCACATGGGCCAAAAGGgggggcagcagcagcagcagatccTCATCCTCCGGCAGTCGCGGCGGGTCGCAGTCCAAGCCGTCCAGCACTAATCATGGAAGCTCTTCCAACCGGAACACCAATCCGTACCCGTCTGGTGGAAGTTACCCGGGGGCGGGCACCAGAAACACGGGAGGAGGGTATCCCAGGCAGAACCCAGCAAGTAACCCGGGTGCCGGAAGTTATCCCAGACAGAACCCAGCGAGTAACCCGGGCGCCGGTAGTTATCCCAACCAATCTCCCGGGCGAAACAATCCTGGGGGTTATCCGAACCAGAACCCTGCGGGGGGTTATCCGAACCAGAACCCTGCGGGGGGTTATCCGAACCGGAACCCTGCGGGGGGTTATCCGAACCAGAACCCTGCGGGGGGTTATCCGAACCGCAACCCTGCGGGGGGTTATCCGAACCAGAACCCTGCGGGGGGTTATCCAGCTGCTGGGGGATACCCCAACCAGAACCCTGGAAGAGGTAACCAGTATCCCCAAGGTGGAGGCTACCCAGCAGGAGGCAGCTACCCAGGAAGAGGGGGTACCAACCAAGGATATCCGGCTGCTGGGGGTTATCCTAACCAATACCCTGGAAGGTATAATCCAAATCAACCTGGTGGTGGTTACCCGGCTGGAGGGTACCCAGGTGCAGGGGGCTATCCAAACAGGGGCGGCTACCCAGCTGCCGGGGGCTACCCAGCTgcgggtgggcagggttggggcaaCCCTCAAGGAAACTCCAATAATAAGATCATGAGTCCTCACATCGGGGGTGCGTATGGATACGGCGGTCGCGGCATGGGAGGGTCCCCGTTCTCTCATTCTGTCCAGCAGATGGGCTACAAACCCAAATCCAGCGGCTTTGCCAAGAAAGCCATCCTGGCCGCCGGCGTCGGCGCCGTCGCCGGTATGGCCGTCGGGTACGGACTCGGGCGCTTCCCTCGACCGCACTTCAACTTCCGCAACCCGGAAGAGGAGTCGTACTACAACAACTACATGTACCGCCGCTACGGCTCCCGCTCCACGGACGAAAAGGACTTCGGCCGCGACTACGAATACAAGCTCCCCCCGCGGGCGGAGACCTACGAGGCCTTCATGGGGAAATGCATGAACAGGACGGACCTCCTGAAGGACCAGGGCAAAGGCGACTCGTCCGCGGACGACGACACGGTGAGCATCGAGGAGATCGGCTACCCGTCGCTGGTGGAGCAGATGAAGGCGCGGCGCTGCGTGGAGGAGTACATGGTCTACTCGGAGCGCTTCCTGAAGGAGCGCCAAGCCGAGCGGCAAGTCCAGGGTCGCGGCAGTCCTCTCCGCTTCGGGGTGGCGCAGCTTTTCCCGTCCCTGCTGATGCTCCTGTCCAGCCTGCTCCTGCTCCAGTAA